The genomic region AGCAGCTCTCGTCAGCAGGGCCGCTATGCACCCAGCTATACACCCAGGTCTGGCTGGCCAGGGTAACCCCAGGGGGAATGGACAAAGGAGGGTGGGGGCACAGGGTGGGCTCTGATTGCTTGTCTCCTCCACCATCCAGCGCCCCAATGGACACTAATCTCTTGAGCAACATCCAGAAACTGTTCTCTGAACGTATTGATGTGTTCAGCCCTGTGGAGTTCAACAAGGTCTGAAGTCCCCAGTGACCCCACCTTCCAGGGGCCCTTGGGAAGGGAAGCAGTCACACACTGAATCAGGGAGCCTAAGACTCTGTGGGCTGTTCCTAGGAGGGAATGGTCATCCAGAGCCCCACCATCACCATATTCCATGGCCCTCTGCCCCGACCTTGGTGCACTCCCAGCCTGGGTCTGGATGCACATCTAGAATGCCTCTTTGGCTCTTGTCCTTGTCACAGGAGTCTGGGTCCTCCCCAGGGATTCCTGTCCACACCACAGTCTCTGCCCCAACCCAGCCCACAGTCTAGGACCTGGTGTTCTTTTGCCTCTAACTCAGCAAGTCTCTCCCCTCCCCGTGTCAGGGCTGACTCCCAGCTCTGCTTCTGATGTCATTGGGCCTTCCCTGTCTGTTCTCCAGATGATGGTGCCAACACCGTGTCTGTCGCTCCCTCTTACAGGGGTCCTGGGACTTTTACACCCCATCGCAGCTCCTGGCCTCTTACTGTCTCTCTGGCCTCTGCACAGAATGTGGGTGCCCTCGGGGACCCAGCGCCCCTTCCAGCACCCCTTCCAGCACCTGCTGTCCCAGGGCTGCATTCCTGTACCCTTGCCCGCAGGTATCGGTGCTGACTGGCATCATCAAGATCAGCCTGAAGACGCTGCTCGAGTGCGTGCGGCTGCGCACCTTTGGGCGCTTTGGCCTGCAGCAGGTGCAGGTGGACTGTCACTTCCTGCAGCTCTACCTGTGGCGCTTCGTGGCCGATGAGGAGCTTGTGCACCTGCTTTTGGATGAAGTGGTGGCTTCGGCTGCTCTGCGCTGCCCGGACCCAGTGCCCATGGAACCCAGTGTCGTCGAGGTCATCTGCGAGCGTGGCTAGGCCGGGCCGCTGCCATGCATGGGCTAGTGCAGTCGCcctacccccccgccccagtccccTGGTGTCCCTGCGTCCGCTGGCCCTTCCCCTCGGGCCTCAAGATCCGCCAATAAAGACGTgttgtctcctcctccctcttgcttgcgggggcggggctggctgGGGATGGAGTTGTGAGGTGACTCCGGAGGCGGCCGCGTCAGACCCGCCCCCCAAACCGATTGGCTGGAGTGTGGGCCCAGGATGGGCCGGGGGTGGGTCCACTTAAAGACCTAGGGACTCGAGTGGTAGTAGTCCGAGCTCAGGGACCAAGCAGGTGTCTGTGCAGCGGGCTGATCCTCCGCGTCACCAAGCTCATGTCCTAGGGGAGGAGGTGGACTGTGTTTCTCTGACGGACTCTTGTGTAGTCTCCCGCCGGTGGAGCGGAGACCATGGCATCTCCTCAGGGCTCCGGGGCTCCGCTGGAATTCGGGGGACCCCTGGGTAATGGGGCGGGGGTGGAATCTGTGGTCAGGCTCGGCGAGGGCGCAaacggggcgggggcggaggaGCTAGGATCTGAGGATAGAAAGCTTTGAAGGGTCTCCAGAAGCAGAGGGATCTGGGGGTTGCGAGGGCctgtctggggagggggctgcacagCACCGGATTGTGGAGTGGAGGATTGTACCAAGAGCAGAAGGAGGATCTTTGGCgggggcgagggggcggggcccAAGATGGAAGtcagggaaggggctgagggctgAGAACGGGATATGGAAGAGGGCAGTGGGAATGCCGAGGGGGCCTGGAGAcgacagggcgcctgggcggggcgggggggatggcTTGGTGTCGGAGGGCAGCTGCGGAGCCGACGCCCGACGCGATCGCCCCCGGTCCCCAGGCGCGGCGGCGCTGATGCTGCTGCTTCCTGCCACCATGTTCCACCTGCTCCTGGTGGCCCGCTCGGGCCCCGCGCGCCTCCTGGGCCCACCCCCCTACCTGCCGGGACCCGAAGCGCTGTGGAGCCCGCAGATGCTGCTGCTGTGGTTCACCTGGCTCGGCCTTCAGGCGGCTCTCTACCTATTGCCGGCGCGCAAGGTGTGGACTCGGCTCGCGGGGGAGGCgggcggagggagggggctcCGCTGGGGAGAAGACACTCGCACCCCTTATCAGAGCCCCTTTGTGCCTGCAGGTGGCCGAGGGACAGGAATTGAAGGACAAGAGTCGCCTGCGCTACCCCATTAACGGTGCATGGACGCGGGGGCGGGGATGGATCCCTGCGCTAGAGTCGTGCGGGTGGGGATGGAGCTCTAGGCCCAGTGGAGATTAGCCCCCAACCCCAAGCTCCGTCAGATGCCTATTTTACGCTCTGTGCGCAGGGTAGCCTTGGGGGAATCTCACTGTCCCTCTCCAAGTCCCTTGTTCCTCCACACCTACCCGCAGCATTTGCTCTTACTCTATGCTCTTACCAGAGCAGTGGTTGGGGTGACCCAGGGGCAGGGCCATTGACCTCCTTGGGCTttggactgtgtgtgtgtattgcggggggcagggtgaggggggagtgaaggggaagggcagaggtgtAGGGGCGCAGCCCCCAGGATTCGTTGTGTACTGTGGTTCAGGCTTCCAGGCCCTGGTGCTGACAGCCCTGTTGGTGGGCTTAGCTGTGTCCGCCGGGCTGCCTCTGGGGGCGCTCCCGGAAATGCTCCTGCCCTTGGCCTTTGCGGCCACCCTCACCGCCTTCATCTTCAGCCTCCTTCTCTATCTGAAGGCCCTGGTGGCCCCTGCCTCGGCCCTGGCCCCTGGGGGGAACTCAGGTGAGAGGGGTCCCAGTAGGGTGCAGACAGAAGCAGATGGGGGTGCTCACTTGCATCTTCAGCCTCCGTTATTCTCCAGGCAATCCCATCTATGACTTCTTCCTGGGACGGGAGCTCAACCCGCGCATCTGGTCCTTCGACTTCAAATATTTCTGTGAACTGCGACCTGGCCTCATCGGCTGGGTATGGTGGGCATGTCTATGTGGgccaggaggaggggtgggatgCCTAAGCAGTGCTTGGGCAGGGCGGGGCCACTATTGCGCGGATGTAAACCATTAATCATTCatcccacaaatatttgttgagtgtccTGGGCACTATTCTAGATACaaggagacaaaagagaaaaaaagttataggaaagacaaacaaaaacaaaaacaaaaaacaaaactctgtcctcatggagcatACATTCTAGGAAAGACAGACAAAACATAAGTGAAAGACAGACAAAACGTAGCATGGCAGGGGTGCTATGTGCTAGGGAGAAAAAACATGGAGGGAATTAGGTGAGCAGGTGCAACTTTAAATAAATCAAGCTCAAAATCTATTCTATTTTGAGGACAGGAGAGGCTGATGCTATGCTGCGGGCTGGTCCTAGCGGTGCAAGACTTGAGACTGATCATTGGGCAAGCAAGCTGTCCATCACTAGTTGCCTCGAGGACATGCCAACCGTGGGTTTGGGTTATAATCACCCATACTGGACTGTGGTCACGGTTTCCCAAAGGGTCTCTTGGGCAAGGTCCCTCATGTCACCCTGGAAACTAGAGGTGAGAGGAGGCCAAGTGTCCACCATGGATCTGCACCCTGGCCCCCAAGGCGATTTCCCCATGTGTGAAATGGGATAAAGTCAGAACTTCCTGCGAAGGTTCTTGTGAGGGTTAGAAGTGGTAACATTAATCACAGCATCAACCCAGTGCTACCAGAATGGGTTTACTCACACGAGTGAGTATTCATTCTATGCCAGACACATCATGCTTCGTGCTGCCCATGCACTATGTCAACAAGTCCCCAGACAAGCTCCATGAGGCCGGTCcatgattatctccattttccacatggggtgggggaaaggaggcTTTGGAGGCAGGCTGGGGACAGACTGCCCTGTCCTCCCCCTCCCATGTCCCCAGGTCCTCATCAACCTGGCCCTGCTGATGCAGGAAGCAGAACTTCGGGGGAGTCCCTCCCTGGCCATGTGGCTGGTCAATGGCTTCCAGCTACTCTATGTGGGTGATGCCCTCTGGCATGAGGTGAGGCTGGACTGGGcgaagaggcagggagggcatTTGAGGACCTCATGGGGACTCAGCAGGTGTGTCTGGGTCCCACCCTTGCAGGAGGCTGTTCTCACCACCATGGACATCACACACGACGGGTTTGGCTTCATGCTGGCCTTTGGGGACCTGGCCTGGGTACCCTTCACTTATAGCCTGCAGGCCCAGTTCCTGCTCCACCACCCGCAGCCCCTGGGGTTGCCCATGGCCTCAGTCATCTGCCTCATCAATGGTCAGTCAGGAGGGGGCTCCTccccctttcattcattcatgttctGTTTATTCAGCATCCGGTAGGTACTAAGCCTCAGGCGCTCCTCTAAcacaggggtgggggttgggggggggaggacTGGGTCCTAGGTCTCCAGGCCAACTGGGCTGTGGGTGGATGGTCAGGGTCAAGTAGAAGGCTCTAAACCTCAACCCTGACCACTTGCTCTTGCTTTCCCCTAGCTGTTGGTTACTACATCTTCCGGGGAGCCAATTCCCAGAAGAACACCTTCCGAAAGAATCCTTCTGACCCCAGAGTGGCTGGTGAGCTGGGTCTCTAGGGTGCCATGAGTGAGGTGGTGCAGCCGGGCTTCCTGCAGGTCCCCCATCCCATTCCCCGTCTTTCCTCAGGCCTTGAGACCATCCCCACAGCCACGGGGCGGCAGCTGCTGGTGTCTGGGTGGTGGGGTGTGGTCCGCCATCCCAACTACCTTGGAGACCTCATCATGGCTCTGGCCTGGTCCTTGCCCTGTGGTGAGTGGCTTGGGAGGGCACAGGACGGGGACCGCATGTATGTGAGGGACAGAGGTGGTGACCACGGGATGCCCCACCTGGGTGTGGAATGGAGAACGGGGATGCAGCCTAGTGGAGGGAGCAGTCAGGGAGCTGGGAATGGACTCAGTGAGTGGCTGGGGGTAGACTTCCCCGCCAGCCTCGTGGAGCCACTATCTTGCTGCAGACCCGGACCTTTCACCAGAGCCCCAATGTCCCTGTGAGCCATTCAATGCAGAAACCTTTGTGAACTGGGGAGTTGCTGGGTGGTCACAGCCTCCACTTCCCCACAGGAGTGTCTCACCTGCTGCCCTACTTCTACCTCCTCTACTTCACGTCACTGCTGGTGCACCGGGAGGCCCGGGACGAGCAGCAGTGCCTGCGGAAGTACGGCCTGGCCTGGCACGAGTACTGCCGGCGCGTGCCTTACCGAATCCTGCCCTACGTCTACTGAAGTGGCTCCACTCAGCCCAGACTGGGGCAGGTGCCCCCCCCCGCCATCCGTCAGCGTGGCCGGCTGGGGAGCCTGGGCCCCACCCTGCTCTGCGCTCCAGCAAGCAGGGACCAACAGCCTCAGGGACGTGCTCTGGAGCAAGGAGAGATGCAGCCAGTGCCCAAAAATGGGAGTGGAGGGGCTTGCTCTTCCTCCTGGATAAACATCTGGAACCCATGGTACCACTTCCCTCCCTTTCTGGGGCTAGGGTGTTTAAAAACTGGCTTGGGTCAGCTCTGACCCAGGACAAGCTGAGAGGTGGCTTGTGGGCCCGAGAGTCTGCGGTTGGGGGCCGGGGGGAGAACGACAGCTGTTCCTGTCCAGAAGCAGGCACTGCTCATAGGGCAGACCAGTCACAGCTTTATTAATGACAGAGGGATCCCAGTTCAGCCAGGGAGTTCCTCGATGAGAATTCTTGGAGCAGGTGGCAGGGAGCCTCCCCAAAGCCGCTCCAACTCCCCGGTGAGGGCTGCCACCTCCTCGGCCACCACAGCGTGGGCTCGATGGGCCCTGGCACAGTCCAGAGCCAGGGGTATGAGGGCCAGCTCATTTTCATTGGTCCAAGCCAGTAGGAACTGGCACTTCTTCCGCGCCCGGTAGAGGCGATCTCGCTCTTCCGTGGCCACAGCTTGCTTCCGGGCCCGGCCCAGGGTTTgcgccaggtgccccagtgctgCCAGCGTGTAGCCTTTCTGGTCGGCCGGGCCTTCGCCCATCAGGATGCGGGCAGCTTCGCGCATGGCACCCCGTGTGCCCAGGGGCCCAGGCGGATGCTCGCCTGCTTCGAGCACCTGGGCGGCGGCCTGCAAGGCTTCCTCGGCAGAGGCGAAGACCTGCTGCGCACCCAGGGCTCCGGAAACGCCGAGCAGCGTGGCACAGAAGTCTGAGAGCAGCGCATCGTCGCCGCCGTGATACAAGGCAAGAGTGTGCGCGTAGGAGAACAGCACGTTGGGCAGCTGGAAGCGCACAAGCGGCGAGGCCGGGCTGCGGCTCAGGCTGGCCAGCGTGGGGATCCGGGTGGGCACGGTGGGCGCGCGGGCCTCGGGAGCGTCTTCGAGAAACGGCTCGGCGGCGGCTTCCTTCAGGGGTTCCGCTGACGTCCTCGCGGGGGTGGGCTCCAGCTCCGCAGGGTCCCGGTCCGCAGCATCATCCACCTCTTCCAGAAGCCGCGACCCGGCCCCGCGGCCCCACCACCACGGCCGCCACGGGGGCAGCAGCCGCCCGGCCTCGCCACGGCTCAGCAGCCGCTCGAAGGCCGCCTTCTCGGCCGGGGCCAGCAGCTCCCAGAGCCTGGTGAGGCCGCCTGGCGCCGGACCAGGGCTGAGGCCGGCGTCCTCCGGGTCGTCCTCGGTCTCGCGTTGCTGACGCAGCCGCCGTAGGGCGCTGGCCAGGCGGCTGGGCGAGGCGCTGCGGCCGCGGAGCTCTCCCAGCACCTGGTCCCGGTAGAAGGCTTCGGCGCAGGTGCCATGCGCCCGGTAGCAGCGCAGCGAGCAGTAGGGCACATTACAGCGAGGGCAGGTGTAGCGCGCGGGCTGGGCCTCCCCGGCCGGGCAAAAACCACAGGGCCCGGCCGGCTCCATGGCAACCGGCGCCCAGCGCTACTTGCGAACACTCACAGGCCGCGCTGGACAACTTCCGGTGCTAATCGGTTACTTCCGCCTCCTAGCGAGGCCCGCGGAGCGTACTCAAAGCTCCCGAGGACTCTCGGCAACTTCCGCCCACACTCGGAAGCCAAGCCCCACCCCTCTGCCAAATGGCGCTTGAGCAGGCGCAGGAGCCCGTCGGGACGCacaggccccccccccaccctgcgcGGTGAGAGAGGGAGGGCGAGTGCCCCAGGCCGGGGCTCCGCTGGTACCAGCTCGCCCCCTAGTGGTTCCCTTTTTAGCACGATAGAGCCTCCTGACGGAAATCGATCTTTGAGAAGCACCTACTCTAGGCCCCTAATTGGGCCAGGCCCATGGGGGATGAGATGCATCCCTGCACTGGAAAGGCAGTCATTCTACTAGGGGACACAGACAAAGCGGAGTGTAGAAAAAGGGTAAAGATGGACTACTTGGCCTAGTCtctgtttatgtgtctgttggaGGCATTTCCCCTCTTGAGAAGAAAGCAACGTTTAACTGATATCTGAGctccttttttatttcccctcCAAATCTATGGTTCATCCAACTTTAAAGTGCAGAATCCATACTAGGTGCCAAAAACACATCGATAAGCAAAGAGATGGGATCCCTGTCCTAATGGAGCTTGGTTTATGACAGAGTGGGGGTGATAACCCACACACACCGTGCCAAGGGCCCCGAGGACTTGACCTATGGCACCCACAAAAGTGAGCTCTGGTTCTTTAGACCCACTCCTAATAAGTTCTGCTTTCACAATACCTTGTATTTATCTCCGTATGGATCATCTACTTCCCTATCAAGATCTGGATGGATTTGATGACCTTTAAGTCCGCTCATTTTTTACATCCCCATTACTACCGGTGGCCTCAGCTACTAGTC from Zalophus californianus isolate mZalCal1 chromosome 11, mZalCal1.pri.v2, whole genome shotgun sequence harbors:
- the TM7SF2 gene encoding delta(14)-sterol reductase TM7SF2 isoform X2, which produces MASPQGSGAPLEFGGPLGAAALMLLLPATMFHLLLVARSGPARLLGPPPYLPGPEALWSPQMLLLWFTWLGLQAALYLLPARKVAEGQELKDKSRLRYPINGFQALVLTALLVGLAVSAGLPLGALPEMLLPLAFAATLTAFIFSLLLYLKALVAPASALAPGGNSGNPIYDFFLGRELNPRIWSFDFKYFCELRPGLIGWVLINLALLMQEAELRGSPSLAMWLVNGFQLLYVGDALWHEEAVLTTMDITHDGFGFMLAFGDLAWVPFTYSLQAQFLLHHPQPLGLPMASVICLINAVGYYIFRGANSQKNTFRKNPSDPRVAGLETIPTATGRQLLVSGWWGVVRHPNYLGDLIMALAWSLPCGVSHLLPYFYLLYFTSLLVHREARDEQQCLRKYGLAWHEYCRRVPYRILPYVY
- the TM7SF2 gene encoding delta(14)-sterol reductase TM7SF2 isoform X3, with protein sequence MPRGPGDDRAPGRGGGDGLVSEGSCGADARRDRPRSPGAAALMLLLPATMFHLLLVARSGPARLLGPPPYLPGPEALWSPQMLLLWFTWLGLQAALYLLPARKVAEGQELKDKSRLRYPINGNPIYDFFLGRELNPRIWSFDFKYFCELRPGLIGWVLINLALLMQEAELRGSPSLAMWLVNGFQLLYVGDALWHEEAVLTTMDITHDGFGFMLAFGDLAWVPFTYSLQAQFLLHHPQPLGLPMASVICLINAVGYYIFRGANSQKNTFRKNPSDPRVAGLETIPTATGRQLLVSGWWGVVRHPNYLGDLIMALAWSLPCGVSHLLPYFYLLYFTSLLVHREARDEQQCLRKYGLAWHEYCRRVPYRILPYVY
- the TM7SF2 gene encoding delta(14)-sterol reductase TM7SF2 isoform X1, with protein sequence MPRGPGDDRAPGRGGGDGLVSEGSCGADARRDRPRSPGAAALMLLLPATMFHLLLVARSGPARLLGPPPYLPGPEALWSPQMLLLWFTWLGLQAALYLLPARKVAEGQELKDKSRLRYPINGFQALVLTALLVGLAVSAGLPLGALPEMLLPLAFAATLTAFIFSLLLYLKALVAPASALAPGGNSGNPIYDFFLGRELNPRIWSFDFKYFCELRPGLIGWVLINLALLMQEAELRGSPSLAMWLVNGFQLLYVGDALWHEEAVLTTMDITHDGFGFMLAFGDLAWVPFTYSLQAQFLLHHPQPLGLPMASVICLINAVGYYIFRGANSQKNTFRKNPSDPRVAGLETIPTATGRQLLVSGWWGVVRHPNYLGDLIMALAWSLPCGVSHLLPYFYLLYFTSLLVHREARDEQQCLRKYGLAWHEYCRRVPYRILPYVY
- the ZNHIT2 gene encoding zinc finger HIT domain-containing protein 2 encodes the protein MEPAGPCGFCPAGEAQPARYTCPRCNVPYCSLRCYRAHGTCAEAFYRDQVLGELRGRSASPSRLASALRRLRQQRETEDDPEDAGLSPGPAPGGLTRLWELLAPAEKAAFERLLSRGEAGRLLPPWRPWWWGRGAGSRLLEEVDDAADRDPAELEPTPARTSAEPLKEAAAEPFLEDAPEARAPTVPTRIPTLASLSRSPASPLVRFQLPNVLFSYAHTLALYHGGDDALLSDFCATLLGVSGALGAQQVFASAEEALQAAAQVLEAGEHPPGPLGTRGAMREAARILMGEGPADQKGYTLAALGHLAQTLGRARKQAVATEERDRLYRARKKCQFLLAWTNENELALIPLALDCARAHRAHAVVAEEVAALTGELERLWGGSLPPAPRILIEELPG